A stretch of Synechococcus sp. MIT S9220 DNA encodes these proteins:
- a CDS encoding Gfo/Idh/MocA family protein, with protein MTDAMVPVKVGVIGIGNMGWHHARVLSLLKDADLVGVADPDAQRGALATEQFGCRWFSDYRTMLEEVEAVCIAVPTLLHHSVGLACLEAGSHVLIEKPIAASQEEAAALIDAASRVGRLLQVGHIERFNPAFRELTKVVANEEVVVLEARRHSPHADRANDVSVVLDLMIHDLDLVLELASSSVVQLAAAGGRSSEGPIDYVNATLGFENGVVASLTASKMSHRKIRTLSAHCRASLVETDFLNHNLHIHRRAHEWYSADHGELLYRNDGFIEEVSTTSIEPLYAELEHFLQCVRGRETPAVDGQQASRALRLADLIEQAVEQPGVGVAIETPI; from the coding sequence ATGACCGACGCCATGGTTCCGGTGAAGGTCGGCGTGATCGGGATCGGCAACATGGGTTGGCATCACGCGCGCGTGCTCAGCCTGCTCAAGGACGCGGATCTGGTTGGTGTTGCCGACCCTGACGCTCAACGTGGGGCTCTGGCCACCGAGCAGTTTGGATGTCGCTGGTTTTCTGATTACCGCACCATGCTCGAGGAGGTTGAGGCGGTCTGCATCGCGGTGCCGACCCTCCTGCATCACTCCGTTGGTCTGGCTTGCCTGGAGGCTGGCTCTCACGTGCTGATCGAGAAGCCGATCGCCGCCAGCCAGGAGGAAGCCGCTGCTCTGATTGATGCTGCCAGCCGAGTGGGCCGCTTGCTTCAGGTGGGCCATATCGAACGCTTCAATCCCGCGTTCCGTGAGCTCACCAAGGTGGTGGCCAACGAAGAGGTGGTGGTGCTCGAAGCCCGTCGTCACAGCCCCCATGCCGATCGGGCCAACGATGTGTCCGTGGTGCTTGATTTGATGATCCACGATCTGGATCTGGTGCTCGAACTGGCCAGCTCCTCGGTGGTGCAACTGGCGGCGGCGGGTGGTCGCAGCTCGGAGGGCCCGATCGATTACGTCAACGCCACGCTCGGGTTTGAAAACGGCGTGGTGGCCAGTCTCACGGCCAGCAAGATGAGTCATCGCAAGATCCGAACGCTTAGTGCGCATTGCCGGGCCAGCCTCGTTGAAACCGACTTCCTCAATCACAACCTGCACATCCACCGCCGGGCCCACGAGTGGTATTCCGCGGATCACGGAGAGCTGCTCTACCGCAACGACGGCTTCATTGAGGAGGTGAGCACCACCTCGATTGAGCCTCTGTATGCCGAGCTCGAACACTTTCTGCAATGTGTTCGCGGACGAGAGACTCCGGCAGTCGATGGTCAGCAGGCTTCGAGAGCCCTGCGTTTGGCTGATCTGATTGAACAGGCTGTGGAGCAGCCCGGCGTTGGTGTTGCGATCGAGACCCCCATCTGA